From the genome of Anopheles moucheti chromosome 3, idAnoMoucSN_F20_07, whole genome shotgun sequence, one region includes:
- the LOC128300180 gene encoding G2/mitotic-specific cyclin-B-like isoform X1, whose product MSRIMRIDENHVAGNLNEGGMKKVVIATRRPVLGELGNKVLRNASQDLVGKGGEKGAVLKNANPTLKNIKPRVDTRWRKVDGTTAVVVPKKPITRSESIKSTTELKAASNGEAVKVHVQLNKGNEIKHVALKREDSQLSLRTLAKQNRKVQQKSAPSSSASSSDENETIPATQKPVQKTERLDTHSQKLLESIENIDANDGWNPMLVSEYVNDIYKYLNQLESRTGYALRENFLEGHKEISHKMRTILIDWINEVHHQFKLDIDTYHMTVSLIDRYLQKVKTVPKKKLQLVGVTAMFIASKYEELFPPEIHDFVFITDDTYQKYQILEMEKEIVNALDFNLGKPLPTHFLRRFSKAAKASDVNHVLAKYLIELASVDYSTAHYKPSEIAAAALYISLYLFPLTTMDEGSGSNGIIWTKTLEHYTHYSVKSLSPIVQRLANVIKSVPKMMEKKLKSPWLKYSSSKFQCISTHPKLKGAEINALAEKELPF is encoded by the exons ATGTCCCGCATAATGAGAATTGATGAG aaCCACGTAGCGGGAAACTTGAACGAAGGAGGAATGAAGAAAGTCGTGATCGCAACGAGGCGTCCCGTTTTGGGAGAGCTTGGAAACAAAGTGCTACGCAACGCATCCCAGGACTTGGTGGGCAAAGGTGGCGAAAAGGGAGCTGTCTTGAAGAACGCCAACCCGACGCTGAAGAATATCAAGCCTCGCGTAGACACTCGTTGGCGGAAGGTCGACGGTACAACCGCCGTTGTCGTTCCGAAGAAACCCATCACGCGATCAGAATCTATAAAATCGACGACTGAACTAAAAGCTGCCAGCAACGGGGAGGCTGTGAAAGTACATGTGCAATTGAATAAAGGCAACGAGATTAAGCACGTAGCGTTGAAGCGTGAAGACAGCCAGCTGTCCCTGCGGACATTGGCGAAGCAAAATCGCAAAGTTCAGCAAAAAAGCGCTCCCAGTAGCAGCGCATCATCTTCGGACGAAAATGAAACCATCCCGGCCACCCAG AAACCTGTACAGAAAACCGAAAGACTAGACACCCATTCGCAGAAGCTGTTGGAAAGCATCGAGAACATCGATGCGAATGATGGCTGGAATCCGATGTTGGTGTCGGAATACGTGAACGATATATACAAGTATTTGAACCAACTGGAGAGCAGGACCGGCTATGCCTTGCGCGAGAACTTCCTTGAGGGTCATAAGGAA ATCTCACACAAGATGCGTACGATTCTGATCGATTGGATCAACGAAGTTCATCATCAGTTCAAGTTGGACATCGACACTTACCACATGACGGTGTCCCTTATTGATCGTTACTTACAG AAGGTGAAAACAGttccgaagaagaagttaCAGCTGGTGGGCGTGACGGCGATGTTTATTGCATCCAAATACGAGGAACTGTTTCCACCAGAGATTCACGACTTCGTGTTTATCACCGACGATACGTaccaaaagtatcaaattctgGAAATGGAGAAGGAGATCGTGAACGCGTTGGATTTCAATCTGGGCAAACCCCTTCCAACGCACTTCCTGCGCCGGTTTTCCAAGGCGGCCAAGGCGTCGGATGTGAATCACGTTCTTGCAAAGTATCTAATAGAGCTTGCCAGCGTTGATTACAGCACCGCGCATTACAAACCATCTGAG ATTGCGGCCGCAGCACTGTACATATCGTTGTATCTGTTTCCATTAACAACTATGGATGAAGGAAGTGGGTCGAATGGAATAATCTGGACTAAAACGCTGGAACACTACACACATTACAGCGTTAAGAGCTTGTCGCCGATCGTACAGCGGTTAGCAAACGTGATCAAGTCCGTTCCCAAAATGATGGAAAAGAAGCTGAAGTCACCCTGGCTGAAGTATTCGTCATCCAAATTTCAGTGCATTTCGACGCATCCTAAACTGAAAGGAGCAGAAATTAATGCTTTGGCTGAAAAAGAGCTACCTTTTTAG
- the LOC128300180 gene encoding G2/mitotic-specific cyclin-B-like isoform X2, translating into MSRIMRIDENHVAGNLNEGGMKKVVIATRRPVLGELGNKVLRNASQDLVGKGGEKGAVLKNANPTLKNIKPRVDTRWRKVDGTTAVVVPKKPITRSESIKSTTELKAASNGEAVKVHVQLNKGNEIKHVALKREDSQLSLRTLAKQNRKVQQKSAPSSSASSSDENETIPATQKTERLDTHSQKLLESIENIDANDGWNPMLVSEYVNDIYKYLNQLESRTGYALRENFLEGHKEISHKMRTILIDWINEVHHQFKLDIDTYHMTVSLIDRYLQKVKTVPKKKLQLVGVTAMFIASKYEELFPPEIHDFVFITDDTYQKYQILEMEKEIVNALDFNLGKPLPTHFLRRFSKAAKASDVNHVLAKYLIELASVDYSTAHYKPSEIAAAALYISLYLFPLTTMDEGSGSNGIIWTKTLEHYTHYSVKSLSPIVQRLANVIKSVPKMMEKKLKSPWLKYSSSKFQCISTHPKLKGAEINALAEKELPF; encoded by the exons ATGTCCCGCATAATGAGAATTGATGAG aaCCACGTAGCGGGAAACTTGAACGAAGGAGGAATGAAGAAAGTCGTGATCGCAACGAGGCGTCCCGTTTTGGGAGAGCTTGGAAACAAAGTGCTACGCAACGCATCCCAGGACTTGGTGGGCAAAGGTGGCGAAAAGGGAGCTGTCTTGAAGAACGCCAACCCGACGCTGAAGAATATCAAGCCTCGCGTAGACACTCGTTGGCGGAAGGTCGACGGTACAACCGCCGTTGTCGTTCCGAAGAAACCCATCACGCGATCAGAATCTATAAAATCGACGACTGAACTAAAAGCTGCCAGCAACGGGGAGGCTGTGAAAGTACATGTGCAATTGAATAAAGGCAACGAGATTAAGCACGTAGCGTTGAAGCGTGAAGACAGCCAGCTGTCCCTGCGGACATTGGCGAAGCAAAATCGCAAAGTTCAGCAAAAAAGCGCTCCCAGTAGCAGCGCATCATCTTCGGACGAAAATGAAACCATCCCGGCCACCCAG AAAACCGAAAGACTAGACACCCATTCGCAGAAGCTGTTGGAAAGCATCGAGAACATCGATGCGAATGATGGCTGGAATCCGATGTTGGTGTCGGAATACGTGAACGATATATACAAGTATTTGAACCAACTGGAGAGCAGGACCGGCTATGCCTTGCGCGAGAACTTCCTTGAGGGTCATAAGGAA ATCTCACACAAGATGCGTACGATTCTGATCGATTGGATCAACGAAGTTCATCATCAGTTCAAGTTGGACATCGACACTTACCACATGACGGTGTCCCTTATTGATCGTTACTTACAG AAGGTGAAAACAGttccgaagaagaagttaCAGCTGGTGGGCGTGACGGCGATGTTTATTGCATCCAAATACGAGGAACTGTTTCCACCAGAGATTCACGACTTCGTGTTTATCACCGACGATACGTaccaaaagtatcaaattctgGAAATGGAGAAGGAGATCGTGAACGCGTTGGATTTCAATCTGGGCAAACCCCTTCCAACGCACTTCCTGCGCCGGTTTTCCAAGGCGGCCAAGGCGTCGGATGTGAATCACGTTCTTGCAAAGTATCTAATAGAGCTTGCCAGCGTTGATTACAGCACCGCGCATTACAAACCATCTGAG ATTGCGGCCGCAGCACTGTACATATCGTTGTATCTGTTTCCATTAACAACTATGGATGAAGGAAGTGGGTCGAATGGAATAATCTGGACTAAAACGCTGGAACACTACACACATTACAGCGTTAAGAGCTTGTCGCCGATCGTACAGCGGTTAGCAAACGTGATCAAGTCCGTTCCCAAAATGATGGAAAAGAAGCTGAAGTCACCCTGGCTGAAGTATTCGTCATCCAAATTTCAGTGCATTTCGACGCATCCTAAACTGAAAGGAGCAGAAATTAATGCTTTGGCTGAAAAAGAGCTACCTTTTTAG
- the LOC128300181 gene encoding G2/mitotic-specific cyclin-B-like, whose amino-acid sequence MSRIMRIDENHVAGNLNEGGMKKVVIATRRPVLGELGNKVLRNASQDLVGKGGEKGAVLKNANPTLKNIKPRVDTRWRKVDGTTAVVVPKKPITRSESIKSTTELKAASNGEAVKVHVQLNKGNEIKHVALKREDSQLSLRTLAKQNRKVQQKSAPSSSASSSDENETVPTTQKPVQKTERLDTHSQKLLESIENIDANDGWNPMLVSEYVNDIYKYLNQLESRTGYALRENFLEGHKEISHKMRTILIDWINEVHHQFKLDIDTYHMTVSLIDRYLQKVKTVPKKKLQLVGVTAMFIASKYEELFPPEIHDFVFITDDTYQKYQILEMEKEIVNALDFNLGKPLPTHFLRRFSKAAKASDVNHVLAKYLIELASVDYSTAHYKPSEIAAAALYISLYLFPLTTMDEGSGSNGIIWTKTLEHYTHYSVKSLSPIVQRLANVIKSVPKMMEKKLKSPWLKYSSSKFQNISTHSKLKAVDIDMLAEGKLVL is encoded by the exons ATGTCCCGCATAATGAGAATTGATGAG aaCCACGTAGCGGGAAACTTGAACGAAGGAGGAATGAAGAAAGTCGTGATCGCAACGAGGCGTCCCGTTTTGGGAGAGCTTGGAAACAAAGTGCTACGCAACGCATCCCAGGACTTGGTGGGCAAAGGTGGCGAAAAGGGAGCTGTCTTGAAGAACGCCAACCCGACGCTGAAGAATATCAAGCCTCGCGTAGACACTCGTTGGCGGAAGGTCGACGGTACAACCGCCGTTGTCGTTCCGAAGAAACCCATCACGCGATCAGAATCTATAAAATCGACGACTGAACTGAAAGCTGCCAGCAACGGGGAGGCTGTGAAAGTACATGTGCAATTGAATAAAGGCAACGAGATTAAGCACGTAGCGTTGAAGCGTGAAGACAGCCAGCTGTCCCTGCGGACATTGGCGAAGCAAAATCGCAAAGTTCAGCAAAAAAGCGCTCCCAGTAGCAGCGCATCATCTTCGGACGAAAATGAAACCGTCCCGACCACCCAG AAACCTGTACAGAAAACCGAAAGACTAGACACCCATTCGCAGAAGCTGTTGGAAAGCATCGAGAACATCGATGCGAATGATGGCTGGAATCCGATGTTGGTGTCGGAATACGTGAACGATATATACAAGTATTTGAACCAACTGGAGAGCAGGACCGGCTATGCCTTGCGCGAGAACTTCCTTGAGGGTCATAAGGAA ATCTCACACAAGATGCGTACGATTCTGATCGATTGGATCAACGAAGTTCATCATCAGTTCAAGTTGGACATCGACACTTACCACATGACGGTGTCCCTTATTGATCGTTACTTACAG AAGGTGAAAACAGttccgaagaagaagttaCAGCTGGTGGGCGTGACGGCGATGTTTATTGCATCCAAATACGAGGAACTGTTTCCACCAGAGATTCACGACTTCGTGTTTATCACCGACGATACGTaccaaaagtatcaaattctgGAAATGGAGAAGGAGATCGTGAACGCGTTGGATTTCAATCTGGGCAAACCCCTTCCAACGCACTTCCTGCGCCGGTTTTCCAAGGCGGCCAAGGCGTCGGATGTGAATCACGTTCTGGCAAAGTATCTAATAGAGCTTGCCAGCGTTGATTACAGCACCGCGCATTACAAACCATCTGAG ATTGCGGCCGCAGCACTGTACATATCGTTGTATCTGTTTCCATTAACAACTATGGATGAAGGAAGTGGGTCGAATGGAATAATCTGGACTAAAACGCTGGAACACTACACACATTACAGCGTTAAGAGCTTGTCGCCGATCGTACAGCGGTTAGCAAACGTGATCAAGTCCGTTCCCAAAATGATGGAAAAGAAGCTGAAGTCACCCTGGCTGAAGTATTCTTCGTCAAAGTTCCAAAACATCTCTACTCATTCTAAGCTGAAAGCAGTAGATATCGATATGTTGGCGGAGGGTAAGCTAGTTTTATGA